Below is a window of Anomaloglossus baeobatrachus isolate aAnoBae1 unplaced genomic scaffold, aAnoBae1.hap1 Scaffold_2608, whole genome shotgun sequence DNA.
tataatagttatattcttgtacataggggcagtattatagtagttatattcttgtacatagggggcagtattatagtagttatattcttgtacataggggcagtattatagtagttatattcttgtacatagggggcagtattatagtagttatattcttgtacataggagcagtattatagtagttatattcttatacatagggggcagtattatagtagttatattcttgtgcattttTGAGCACAGATAACTTTATCGTATGTCTTTGCATTAATTACTACACTATTAGTTTTCTAATCCATTGTTAGTACACTGCCCTGTAATTGAgcggtctccttcatcaggaccattGACCTTCTCTTGCATATAATCCCTGCGCATTAGATGTTTCTGAGAAGTACACACAGTCTTCCTCTGGTTTCCAGAATGGCAGCGCTGGGAGGATGTGGTACTCGCTGCTGGCAGGGAACCAGTGAACTATTAACACTTCAGTCTGTGTTTGGCGGCCGGGCTGAGTCCTGGTAACAGATTTGACGCTGCGTGTTATCGGCCATTATCCATCCtttgtttgttttcttttatgTCAAGAGGAGATTAACATGAGGAAGTAGTTGAAAGCCACCGATGGACGATGGCCAGGGAGCGCAGAGATCCTCGTGTGCAGGAAAAATAAACACGAGGTGCAGAAAAATGGAAATGGGAAATTTTCCACCAAAAGAAGGCTGCGCTGAGTTTCCCAGTCCATTAAGTCATGATGCTCATTTACTAAGGCATGAGATATTTTAGGACCTCATACCCAGACCCTGACCAAATCACAAGGAATATATCACACTACGTACGGGGAAAGggaagggaagccctgtgtctaggcaaagggaagatggtgacccctgacctaacctactgctggtccctggggtccctcaccacactagatagcttccgcacctatgcgcgaggcagattcctgaccctaggtatccctactgctggtccctggggtccctcaccaacctagattggttccgcacctatgtaccaaccggatacctgaccctaggtgtccttagtgctggtccctggggtccctcaccaacctagaatggttccgcacctatgtacaaagccggatacctgaccctaggtatccctagtgctggtccctggggtccctcaccaacctagattGGTTCCGCACCCATGTACCAACCGggtacctgatcctaggtatccctagtgctggttcctgaggtccctcaccaacctagattggttccgcacctatgtgccaagccggatacctgacgctagttatccctactgctggtccctgaggtccctcaccaacctagattggttccgcacctatgtgccaagccggatacctgaccctaggtatccctagtgctggttcctaaggtccctcaccaacctagattggttccgcacctatgtaccaagctagatacctgaccctaggtatccctagtgctgggccctaaatagggagcgGGTGGAATGAGATCTTCGTCAACCCCTgatacactatagaagacacaaggaggacacacagggggaaaaagcatgaactacttatccacagatgacacagggggaagttcagcaaattaacagcaacgataccacagatgagtacaagccacctgcttgcaaccaaggcctgaatgaactgaaaatatcaccagcaccagtgaaTGGAAGGAAGggttatttaagcaccaagataaggctgatgatcagcagctgggtggaaggtgagctactgctgggtccaaaaggggagagatgaatcctgcaggaaagctacctataccaatgtatactgacagcaggaacaatggaaagtcagggagcattctgcacagccaaacgccgtgaccttctatttccagaaGGCACATGACGGTCTGTCACTCGTGACAGAATAGAGCTGTAAGTAGTTCTTACGTATATTTGTATAATAACTATGCCCATCGTGGCTGAATTGTGGCTTATATGGGCCCATTCCCATCAAATCACCTAAATCAGCCCCATTACATTATTTAGTTGAAGCATGAAATatgcttcagagctgcattcacaattctgcagggAAATAACTCTTTCTTTTTTTAACTactaatttttttcttttaattagggAGAGTATGGCAAATAGACATTGCTATTTATTCATTCAGTCTCCATTGACAAGTAGCAGAATTAtgattgcagctctgaagtatagtaACTAATTAACTTATGAATACATCTTATATATTTTGAGAAGTACCTGCTACTGTTTCCAGGAGTTGGCTCAACCACCATCAAAGAGTCAATCTGCATAGTAATGGCCTTCTCTAGTTCTCCAGTCTGTAGCGCACCAATCAGATTTGTTGCAATGTTCTGCAAGTTACCGTAGGTCAAAGGAGCAATGGGTTCTCCTGGTGCACCAGAGTCATGTATTTCCACAATGAGCACTTCTATTAGATTTTCTTGACTACGTCCAACATGATCAAGTTTTACAGGTGGCTCGGAGTGACGTTTGACGCGTGGTCTTTCCTCATGTACCGGAGGACAGTGACGTTTCCGCTTAGATTGATTGTCCATCATGGCCTTCAACGTTTCAGCCGATTCTTGTAAATTCTGCACTAATGTTACCTGAGATGGGGCAAGGTCTAAAAAGGTTGCCAACTTCAACGGTAATTGGTTGCTCAAGTCCTTGCTTGTTCCCAAAGCCATGTAAAAGAATAAGTAGATGGATAGATTGGTCCATATCTCCACCGGCTCATCTCCTTGGAGAAGGACGTACAACAAATTCTCTCGGAAACTGAAAAAACTTGAAATGTGGTCGCTACTTTGGAAATTGGGCTCGAAGTCGGAGAGAATTGTTGAGTATTTCTTGCCTCTCCACACAATATAGTAACTCAGAGGAACATCATAAAACAGCGCCAAGATAAGTTTGGTAGAGTTTTGACAACCATTGAGACAAAGTCTAATTGCCTTGGGAGTTGGTCCATTGAAACACACTTTGGAAATCTTTTTGGCCGGTAAGATAGAGTaaaatgttttgttgtttttttcacagCACCGATCTGGAGAATTATGTCCACTGACGAACACTTGGATAAAGTTGTTGGTCACCGATATGACCGGCGAAACGGCTTCAGTGACATCTGAGATGACTTCCAGGATGACGACTGTGTGGTCCATCTGTCGGCATATGTGAGCCCAAGATTCGGATTGATAGGAGCAAAGATCATCTTTTTTGTAAATTCCTGGGAAGAAAATAATAATGTAGAAATTAACCTGATTCTAGAATAAAGCATAATACTCATACTGGTGCCACAAAGGTCCAAGAACATGGTTGGGTCTATTGACCTAGATTCAAAGTCATCATTGAAATATTAATTCATTTATGGCACAAGGTAACACAATATATATAGGAACTAAAAAAGAGAAATTAGGCTACCTGGATGGCTTACAGAATTTTCTAGGGGGTGTTTTCAGCCTGCATTTATATTAAGCATGCCCTTCCCCAACATCACTCATCAAGAAATGGTTTGGTCACCCCTGTTTGGACTTCATCTGTCAGGAGAAAGTTGGTGTGGACACAAAGCATGAAGAGAAATATGGCACACCTTGACAGAAGAAGTGCCCGGAAAGGATCCCACTCTTTATAACTCATGTCATGATGGGTGCAACACTCGTGGCCAGTGTAGGGGCAGTGAGTGGAAttagtagacccactggaccacaggggaacccGGGCTTATTGGGAGGGGCTTAACGTTGCGCTTACCCagaggcagacgccaggtaccactcccagggcaatgaccaggactgtggcagctgacccccaggacaggtgacagactcaggTAGAGACACAGCTGCAGGCAGAATGGTGggggcagacaggcaggcagggaaggACAGGTATGGCAGGCACGACAGGTGAAGATAGGTATGGAAAGGCTGGTACATGGTGATGGACACAAGGCTAACAAGGCaggagctaggtagcagactgtctgaaaactagctaggta
It encodes the following:
- the LOC142263630 gene encoding fibrocystin-like; amino-acid sequence: MFLDLCGTRIYKKDDLCSYQSESWAHICRQMDHTVVILEVISDVTEAVSPVISVTNNFIQVFVSGHNSPDRCCEKNNKTFYSILPAKKISKVCFNGPTPKAIRLCLNGCQNSTKLILALFYDVPLSYYIVWRGKKYSTILSDFEPNFQSSDHISSFFSFRENLLYVLLQGDEPVEIWTNLSIYLFFYMALGTSKDLSNQLPLKLATFLDLAPSQVTLVQNLQESAETLKAMMDNQSKRKRHCPPVHEERPRVKRHSEPPVKLDHVGRSQENLIEVLIVEIHDSGAPGEPIAPLTYGNLQNIATNLIGALQTGELEKAITMQIDSLMVVEPTPGNSSRYNSSSGGHSTVYVKPDGIHIAVQPVGGSAGAPLPVQPKVIFLDKKGNQIVNLGHFSNPWKVSVYLKDASGAPLK